CATCAGTGCCGGGGTGTCCGAACGGACGAATCGCCGAGTGACATTGTTTCGTGGGTCACTCCCACGAGATCCTCTTACTCATCGGTTTTCGCGGCGCGACCCACGGCAAGGAGCTCATGGGAGACATCTCGAAACTGTTCAACGCTCACCTGAGTCCGGGGACCGTGTACCCGGCGCTTCACGAACTCGAAGCGGCGGAGGTCCTGGAGATGCACAAACTCGTCCGAACCAAAGAGTACACCATCGCAGACGATGCGACGGCCCGCGCACAAATCGAACGCTCGATGGCTCAACACCTCGCGATTGGGTTGTTCCTCTACGGGTCACTCCAGCACGTCTAATTTTCGTCGAGGTTCCGGGCGATGTCTGCGAGACTCGAGTTCGGTGATTCGACCGCTTTGTAGACCGCACGCTGTCCCGGCACTCTGACCCCGTAGAGGAACCCCTTCTCGACGATATCAACCAGCACGGAACTGCCAAAGGACCGACCGGAGTTCCGAACCCACGCATCGAGGTGGTTCTCGCCCTCGCCGGGATTGCGAGCGAGCCGCGCGTTGTCGTAGGCACCGCGGATTTCCGGGTCGTCGCTCCCGAGGGGCGATTCGATTTTGGCGAAGTACTGCGTGCCTGAGAGAACGAGTCGGACGACCTCACCCACCGGGAACGCGTCGTGGTGCTCCTCCGGGATGGTAATCGTGGCGCGGTCGGTGCGCCCGCGGCGGGCGAGTTTGGCGCGGACCTCCGTCACCGCGGGGTTGTCACTCGAAACGTTGTCTGCCATGGGAGGGAAAACGAAAGCGGGCGTCAAATGCCCTGCGATTACTTACTCTGCGTCTTCGTCGCCGCCTTCGCCGAGGAGGTCCTCGATGGACTGGTCCCCGCGGGCGATGATTTTGGCGTTAATCTGGCGCGTTTCGTCGGAGATTTCGCGGCCGCGAACGGTGATGCGTCGGCGCTCACCCTGCCGTTCTGGCTTGTAGCCAGTGCCGCCGGTGAGGAGCACTGCTTTTACGTTCGGCCCGGCGACGTCGGGGCGCATTGCGCGGCCCGTGTTGTCGGAACCACCGGTGATTTCGAGCGTGTAGCCGTCGAGGCCAACGGCCGTCCCGTCCACTTCGTCGCCGATGTCCTTACCGAGGAATCGGTTCGCATCCTGTCCCTCAATCTCGCGCTGGAAGGTCTCGCCGGAGTCTGGGTCGGCGACGACGACCTGAAAGTCTGCCATGCGTGTCTAAAAATGGTCGCGCTTGAAAAGCACATCGAAACCTCGTTTCGACGCGCCTTGCCCCTCGTCGCCCCGCATCGGGGATACAATTCGTCACGGTGACAGGACAGACGCGGTATGATTCAGTGAATATCGACAGAACCCCATGAGAAGACCTCTCGCTGCCGTAATCCGGGGAATTGACCTCGGTAGCCCCGAAGTCTCAAGTGCGTCCGACACTAACTTGAAGGCATCATGGATGCAAAGCGGCTCGAACGGGCACTCTCAGAGGAGTTCGACCCGGATGCTGGAGAGCTGCGTGTTGTCGTTCGTCAGGCCTGTGACCTGGCGGATTCGGGGTTGATAGAACGTGACCGCGGTCACGAACTGGAAGTCAGGGACGTCGTCGCGAACCTGAACGACGCACCGAAAAACAGCTCGCTCTCACAGCGCTGGAACTGGTGGCTCGGCTCGCTCGAAACCGCCTACGGCGGCTACGCCGAATTCAGAATTCTGCCGACCCTCTTTGAGGACATCTGAACCGATGGAGGCAAACGGCATCGTCCGCTACGTCCGATAGATGAAGCTACGCTTTCTTGGCGGGGCACGCGAAGTTGGCCGGAGTGCCATCCTCGTGAACGACCGCCTCCTTTTGGACTACGGGATGGCCCCCGGCGACCCGCCAGCCTACCCCGTCGGTGACGTGTCGCCCGAGGCCGTCGTCGTCTCGCACGGTCACTTAGACCACGTCGGAGCGCTGCCGACGCTGCTATCTGGGGACGAGCGCCCGCCGATTCACTGGACGCCACCCACCCGCGAACTCGCGCTGACGCTCGCCAGGGACACGCTGAAACTCCACGGGGGCACCTACGACTGCCCGTTCACCGAAGTCGAAGTCAGTCGGATGACGCAGGTGTCAGCAGAACACGGGTACGGCGACTCCTTCGAGGCTGCCGGCCACGAAATCACCTTCTTCAACGCCGGACACATTCCCGGCAGCGCCCACGTTCTCGTCGACGACGGCGAGACGCGCCTGCTCTACACGGGCGACTTTCACACCGACGACACCCGCCTACTCTCGGGGACGACGGACCGCCCCGAGGCGGACGTGGTCATCTGCGAATCGACGTACTCGGACGTAGACCACGACCCCCGCGAGCAAGTCGAACGACGATTCGTCGAGAGCGTCCAGACGACGGTCAGGGAGGGTGGCACGGTCGTCGTCCCCGCCTTCGCTATCGGCAGAACGCAGGAGATGCTCCACGTCTGCGCCGCCCACGGCGTCGATTGCTACGTCGATGGGATGGGCAAGTACATCACCCAGATGCTCCGCAACTACCCCGACTACGTGCGCGACGAGACGGCCCTCCAGCGGGCGAAATCGAACGCCCGATTCGTGACCGGGAAGAACGGCCAGCGGAAACGTATCGCCGCCCAAAACACCGTCATCGTGACGACGAGCGGGATGCTCACCGGCGGTCCAGCGATGACCTACGTACCGGAAATCCGCACCCATCCGGTGAACAAAATCACCTTCACTGGCTATCAGGTCGAAGGCACGCCCGGCCGCGAACTACTGGAACGGGGTCGTGCAGAATTGAACGGCCACGTCCGCCCGGTGAGCGCACAGGTAGAGGCCTACGACTTTTCCGCGCACGCAGACAGCGACGGTCTCCGCGAGTTCCTCGCCGCCTACGGGGGGACGCCGATTTTGCTCAACCATGGCGACCGCTGTGAAGCGTTCGCAGCAGAGTTGCAGGCCGCGGGCCACGACGCACACGCGCCCGTCCTCGACGAGACGGTCGAAATCTGATTACTCGTTCAACAGGTGCTGTTCGATGCCGGAATCGCCCCCGAGCAGCGCATTCAGCCGTCGCGTGATGAAGTCGAAGAAGGCGACCAGCGGGTAGAGAAGTCGTTCGATGAACGAGATGGGGATGGCGACGGTGAGCGCCCACTTCGCCGCGTTACCGAGACCGTAGGATTTCGGGACGATTTCACCGAAGACGAGGACGACGAAACTGCCGACGAGGGTGGCGACGGTCACCGCCTGACCCGTAGACAGGTACTCGATAGTGAGGACCGTGATGATGCTCGAGATGGCGACGTTGACGACGTTGTTGCCGACGAGCAACGTGACGAGCAGGCGGTGGGGGTCCCCGCGAAGGTCCGCAAGTGTATCGACGCGAGAATCGTGCCCGGGCGTCTGCGAGGCGAACCACGAGTCGGGAAGTGTGAAGATGGCCGTTTCGCTGCTCGAGAAGAACGCACTCAGCGCGATGAGACAGGCCAACACGACGATAGCGACCAGGGTGACCGAGAACGAAACCATACCATGGATGCGGACGCCAGCCTCAAAGAACCCGCTCCAGTGAAGTGGGAGGGAATCGAACAGGATGGCGATGGCCGCAGTGTTGAGTTCCGAGACGGCGATTTTTCTGCTCCTGCAAATCGTGCTACTGTTGGCTGTGGCTCGGCTGCTCGGGGCGTTCACCGAGCGTATCGGCGCAACGCGCGTCGTCGGCGAACTCACGACGGGATTCGTCCTCGGCCCGTCGATACTGGGCGTCGCCGCCCCGCCCGCCTACGAGGCGCTGTTCGCCGTCGAAGAATCTGCCTCGCTCGAAGTGCTGTCGCTGCTTGGCCTCGTGTTGTTGCTCACCCTCGCCGGCATCGAGATGGAGTTTCAGTTGATTCGCCGACGCCTCCGGGACGTAGTCGTCATCGGGTCTGCGGGTCTCGCACTACCCTTTGGCCTCGGGCTGGGCCTCGGATTGCTCGTGCCCGGGAGTCTGCTCGTCAGTTCGTCACCTCGCCTCGTGTTTGCGCTCTTTCTCGCGACGGCGCTCAGCATCTCCGCGATTCCCGTCATCGTGCGCATCCTGCGCGACCTGAACGTCTTTCACCAGCCATTCGGCCAACTCACGGTGGCGACGGCGATGTACACGGACACCCTCGGATGGGTGTTGTTGAGCGTCGTCGTCGGCATCAGTCGGGCCGGGTCGCTCGAACTCGGCGCGATCGGCGTCGTCCTGCTCGTCCTGCTTGGCTTCCTCGCGGTGGCGTTCACCGTCGGGCAACGAGTCGTGGACAGCGTTCTCCGGCAGATCGGCACCGACGGGAAGGGGCAACTCGCGCTGGTCGTCGGGACAGCAGTGCTCGGCAGTGCAACGACGATTGCGCTCGGCATCGAACCCGCACTCGGGGCGTTCGTCGCTGGCCTGCTCATCTCGCGAAGCGGCGGCGTCAAACCCGCCGTCTCGGACACCCTCGAACGCGTGACCGTCGGTATCTTCGCGCCGCTGTTTTTCGGCATCGCGGGCCTCCGCGCTGACCTCGGCGCACTGGCCGACCCAACCGTCGCCCTGTTCGGATTCGTGACACTCGCCGTCGCGACGGTCGGGAAACTGGCCGGCGTCTACCTCGGGGCCACCGCACTCGGGTACTCACGCACCGAGGCACTCGGCATGGGGGCGGGTCTGAACGCTCGCGGCGCCATCGAAATCGTCATCGCCACCGTCGGCCTCGAACTCGGGATTCTCTCGGTCGAGGTTTACACCATCATCCTGGGCGTCGCCATCCTCACTTCCGCGATGACCGCGCCGCTGCTCCGAATGGTCGGCCCGCAACTCACCCGCGAACTGGCCTGAATTCCCGCCAGACGAACTCCTATCCGTCTGCCGTGCCTACGGCCGCGCATGGTCCAGAATCAGCGCGACACGTTCGACATCGGCGGCGACCTCACCGTCAATCGCCTCGGCTTCGGCGCGATGCGCATCACCGGTGACGGCATCATCGGCGAACCCGACGACGTAGAGAGCGCAAAAGACGTCCTCCAGCGAGCGGTCGAACTCGGCGTCAACTTCATCGACACCGCAGACTCCTACGGGCCGGGAACGAGCGAACGACTCATCCGCGAGGCACTCGCCCCCTACCCCGAGGACCTCGTCATCGCGACGAAAGGCGGCCTGCTCCGCAACCGAGACACCCAGTGGAAGGCACACGGCGACCCTGACTACCTCCGAAACGCCCATCTCGCCAGTCTCGACCGCCTCGGCGTAGACAGCATCGACCTCTACCAGCTCCACCGCCCCGACCCGGACGTGGACTTCGAAGACTCGGTGACAGCACTCGCAGAACTCAAAGACGACGGCGTCGTCGAACACGTCGGCCTCAGCAACGTGAGCGTCGAACAGTTGGAGACCGCCCGCGACATCGTGGACATCGCCACCGTCCAGAACAAGTACTCCATCAAGCAACGCGAGTCAGCAGACGTCCTTCAGGTGTGCGAGGAGGAGGGAATCGGCTTCATCCCGTGGTTCCCACTCGGCGCGGGCGACCTCGGCGAGACGGGCGAGGTTTTAGACGACATCGCGAGTAGCTACAGCGCGACCCGTTACCAGATTGCCCTCGCGTGGTTGCTCCAGCACTCGCCAGTCATGCTCCCGATACCGGGCACCTCCAGCGTGACGCACCTCGAAGAAAACGTCGCAGCCTCGGAGATTTCGCTCTCGGACGACGAAATCGCACGTCTCGACGGGTAAAGAGGCATATCTCTTTTAGCTCTGGCGTGGTAGTTCATAGCATGATTCAGAAGGACCTCTCTGCGGACGAAAAGGCGGCACTCCACGAACTCCAGCTCGGTAGCGAACACCTGTATCGCGCCTACGGGAAGTTACTCGATTTCCACCACGCCGTCGGGCACGCGATGGACCGGTTTGCGAACGCCGAAGAAAATCTGCGAGCGGCGGGGTATACCGAACTTGCGGACGAACTCCGTGACCAACACCTGCCTGCCGGCGTCATCGACGACAAGTGGACGTACGAAATCGTCGAAGAATTCGAACACGGCTTCCTCGCCGCAACCACCGATTTCGAAAAGCGCGTCTGTCTGGAACTGGCCGAAGGGATGGACCACGTCAGCGAACGCGAGTTGCAATCGATGCTGCGGGTCAGGTCGCGACAACAGGGTCGCTAACGCAGTTTGAAACTACGCTTCGTCTACCTTCTCCGCGTACTTCTCGAGTTCCGCCGCCAGTGTTCGCGCCTCTTCGGCCGTCAGTCGCACCGAATCTGCGTGCGGCGCGAGGGTGTCGAGTTCCGTCGGGTCGAGTTCCACCTGCAGTGAGACGTGGTCCGGATTCTTTCGCGGAGCCGTGACGTTGAGCGTGGCGAACGCCTCCTCGGTGAACCCGTGGCCCTCCGCTTGCGCGTCCAGGAGGTCGAGCGTGGTGTACGCGTTGACCGTCATGATGCGGTCGGGCATCAGTCGTCAGATGGCGCGGGCGAGGCGTCCATGCCGTCGTCTTCCGCGTAGGGGTACCACGTCATCTTCGTGTTGTGCATGAACGGGTCCTCGTAGTCCGTCTCCTCGGGTTCGGCGAGGCCTTGCAGGTCGTCTTCGTCTTTCGCCGCGATGAAGTCGCGGAAGCTCTGTCCGTCTTCGCGCTGGTCTTCGTACACCTGCAGGAGGTTCTTGATGTAGCCGGGCACCTCGTCCGCGGCGACGCGCATCTCGACCCACTCTGCGAACTGCGGGTTCTCGCCGAGGCCGCCGCCGAGACCGATGTCGAAGGCTTCGACGGGGTCGCCGTCCTTGCGCGTCTTCATGCCCCGGAGGCTGATGTCCGCAATCTGGGGCTGGGCGCAGGAGGCCGTACAGCCCGAGAGGTGGATGTGGAAGTCGGTGACACCGTCTGGAACCTCGACGTTGTCGCGGAGCCAGCGGCCGTAGCGCACCATCCGGTTTTTCGTCTCGACGATCGAGAGCGAGCAGTACTCCGTGCCGGTACAGGCGATGGAACCTCGCATGAACGGGTGAGGGTCCGGCGAGTACTCTTCCAGAAGCGGCTCTGCGAGGAAGTCGTCTAAGTCCTCCTCCGCGATGTCGGCGACGATGAGATTCTGGCGCTGGGTGATGCCAATCATCTCGGAGCCGTACTCCTCGGCGAGGTCGGCGAGTTCGATGACGTCCTGGGCGTTCTGTCGGCCGACGAGGACGTACAGGCCGACGAAGTACTGGCCATCGCTCTGCTTGTGGACGCCAACGTAGTCGCCCGGCGCGTCGTTGCGCCCGGAGTTGTAGTCGTACTCGTGGCGCAGGTCCTCGCCTGCGGTTTCGAGTTCGTAGTCGATGTACTCGTCTTGCAGGACGCTGCGGAACTTCTCTGCGCCCCACTCGTCGACGAGGAACTTGATGCGGGCGTTGAACCGGTTGTCGCGGTCGCCGTGGTCGCGGAACAGTGCGGAGATGCCGGCGGACACGTCAGTCATCTCCTCTGGGCGGCAGAACACGTCGATGTCGCGGGCGAGACGCGGTTCCTTGCGGGCGAGGCCGCCGCCGACGCGGACGTTGAAGCCGGTGACTTCCTCTCCATCGAGTTCCTTCGTCGCGGGTTCGAAGGCGAGGTCGTTGATGTCGCCCTGCCCTGCGCCACGGGTGTCGCCGGTCACCGACACCTTCCACTTGCGCGGGAGGTTCGAGTACGCCGGGTTGCCCTTGAACTCGTCGTTCAGTTCCTGGACGAGCGGCCAGACGTCGATGTGCTCGTCCGCGTCGCGGCCGGCGACGGGACTGCCGACGATGTTGCGCCACGAGTCACCGCAGGCCTGAATGGTAGAGAGACCGACGTCCTCGAGTCGGGAGAAGATGTCCGGGATGTCCTGCAGTTGAATCCAGTGGAGCTGGATGGACTGGCGGGTCGTCCAGTCACAGACCGCGCCGGGCCACTCGGGATTGTCGGCGGGGCCGTGGGCGTAGTCTTCGGCGATTTCACCGACGACGCGCAGTTGTTCTGGCGTCAGGCGGCCCATCGGGACGCCGACGCGCATCATGAAGTAGCTCTCCTGGCCGGAGCGCTGGTGGTAGAGGCCCCACCACTTGAAGCGCTCGAACCAGGCGTCGTGTTCGTCTTCCGGGATGGCTTCCCAGCCCTCCTCGGCGAATCGTTCGAGGTGGTCACGGATTTCGAGACCGTAGGTCTCGTCTTTCCAGCCCTCGACTTTGCTTGGCATGACTCGCTAGTTGCCCTCGGCTCATATACGCCCAAGCGTGCCGTCAAGCATCCCCGCGTCTGCCCAATTGAGGAGAGTATTGCCCCTTCTACGCGGACGTACCTCGGTGTCGCAGCCGAGGGATGTGGATGCTTTCGGGGACGACACCGTAGAACGTGCCAT
This sequence is a window from Haladaptatus sp. QDMS2. Protein-coding genes within it:
- a CDS encoding nitrite/sulfite reductase, which gives rise to MPSKVEGWKDETYGLEIRDHLERFAEEGWEAIPEDEHDAWFERFKWWGLYHQRSGQESYFMMRVGVPMGRLTPEQLRVVGEIAEDYAHGPADNPEWPGAVCDWTTRQSIQLHWIQLQDIPDIFSRLEDVGLSTIQACGDSWRNIVGSPVAGRDADEHIDVWPLVQELNDEFKGNPAYSNLPRKWKVSVTGDTRGAGQGDINDLAFEPATKELDGEEVTGFNVRVGGGLARKEPRLARDIDVFCRPEEMTDVSAGISALFRDHGDRDNRFNARIKFLVDEWGAEKFRSVLQDEYIDYELETAGEDLRHEYDYNSGRNDAPGDYVGVHKQSDGQYFVGLYVLVGRQNAQDVIELADLAEEYGSEMIGITQRQNLIVADIAEEDLDDFLAEPLLEEYSPDPHPFMRGSIACTGTEYCSLSIVETKNRMVRYGRWLRDNVEVPDGVTDFHIHLSGCTASCAQPQIADISLRGMKTRKDGDPVEAFDIGLGGGLGENPQFAEWVEMRVAADEVPGYIKNLLQVYEDQREDGQSFRDFIAAKDEDDLQGLAEPEETDYEDPFMHNTKMTWYPYAEDDGMDASPAPSDD
- a CDS encoding 30S ribosomal protein S6e; amino-acid sequence: MADFQVVVADPDSGETFQREIEGQDANRFLGKDIGDEVDGTAVGLDGYTLEITGGSDNTGRAMRPDVAGPNVKAVLLTGGTGYKPERQGERRRITVRGREISDETRQINAKIIARGDQSIEDLLGEGGDEDAE
- a CDS encoding helix-turn-helix transcriptional regulator — protein: MGHSHEILLLIGFRGATHGKELMGDISKLFNAHLSPGTVYPALHELEAAEVLEMHKLVRTKEYTIADDATARAQIERSMAQHLAIGLFLYGSLQHV
- a CDS encoding DUF6360 family protein, which gives rise to MPDRIMTVNAYTTLDLLDAQAEGHGFTEEAFATLNVTAPRKNPDHVSLQVELDPTELDTLAPHADSVRLTAEEARTLAAELEKYAEKVDEA
- a CDS encoding aldo/keto reductase, producing MVQNQRDTFDIGGDLTVNRLGFGAMRITGDGIIGEPDDVESAKDVLQRAVELGVNFIDTADSYGPGTSERLIREALAPYPEDLVIATKGGLLRNRDTQWKAHGDPDYLRNAHLASLDRLGVDSIDLYQLHRPDPDVDFEDSVTALAELKDDGVVEHVGLSNVSVEQLETARDIVDIATVQNKYSIKQRESADVLQVCEEEGIGFIPWFPLGAGDLGETGEVLDDIASSYSATRYQIALAWLLQHSPVMLPIPGTSSVTHLEENVAASEISLSDDEIARLDG
- a CDS encoding cation:proton antiporter, coding for MAMAAVLSSETAIFLLLQIVLLLAVARLLGAFTERIGATRVVGELTTGFVLGPSILGVAAPPAYEALFAVEESASLEVLSLLGLVLLLTLAGIEMEFQLIRRRLRDVVVIGSAGLALPFGLGLGLGLLVPGSLLVSSSPRLVFALFLATALSISAIPVIVRILRDLNVFHQPFGQLTVATAMYTDTLGWVLLSVVVGISRAGSLELGAIGVVLLVLLGFLAVAFTVGQRVVDSVLRQIGTDGKGQLALVVGTAVLGSATTIALGIEPALGAFVAGLLISRSGGVKPAVSDTLERVTVGIFAPLFFGIAGLRADLGALADPTVALFGFVTLAVATVGKLAGVYLGATALGYSRTEALGMGAGLNARGAIEIVIATVGLELGILSVEVYTIILGVAILTSAMTAPLLRMVGPQLTRELA
- a CDS encoding DUF21 domain-containing protein, producing MVSFSVTLVAIVVLACLIALSAFFSSSETAIFTLPDSWFASQTPGHDSRVDTLADLRGDPHRLLVTLLVGNNVVNVAISSIITVLTIEYLSTGQAVTVATLVGSFVVLVFGEIVPKSYGLGNAAKWALTVAIPISFIERLLYPLVAFFDFITRRLNALLGGDSGIEQHLLNE
- a CDS encoding MBL fold metallo-hydrolase translates to MKLRFLGGAREVGRSAILVNDRLLLDYGMAPGDPPAYPVGDVSPEAVVVSHGHLDHVGALPTLLSGDERPPIHWTPPTRELALTLARDTLKLHGGTYDCPFTEVEVSRMTQVSAEHGYGDSFEAAGHEITFFNAGHIPGSAHVLVDDGETRLLYTGDFHTDDTRLLSGTTDRPEADVVICESTYSDVDHDPREQVERRFVESVQTTVREGGTVVVPAFAIGRTQEMLHVCAAHGVDCYVDGMGKYITQMLRNYPDYVRDETALQRAKSNARFVTGKNGQRKRIAAQNTVIVTTSGMLTGGPAMTYVPEIRTHPVNKITFTGYQVEGTPGRELLERGRAELNGHVRPVSAQVEAYDFSAHADSDGLREFLAAYGGTPILLNHGDRCEAFAAELQAAGHDAHAPVLDETVEI